One window from the genome of Spirosoma rhododendri encodes:
- a CDS encoding TonB-dependent receptor, which translates to MHRQPTLPALLRAIMKITVCQFLLAILFVSIAVAREGRAQEVLGRRITLTAVGQPARSVLSRLEQQADIRFMYSAEVIQADRAVSISVQEQRLDNVLNQLLSPLRITYRVVGQQIVLNLDEASAKSELQMPAAAPTISGKVTAKNGEALPGVNVTIKGKTRGASTDAQGQFKLEADAGETLVFSFIGYKNQEVALTGQTTVDVVLEESSATLQEVAVVGSRSNVARTDVERPVPVDVLTAKELQSTGQTELSQQVQFTSPSFNSAKNGINGVASYADPSSLKGLSPDQMLVLVDGKRRHQFGAVNLNVTVGKGTVVTDMNAVPSLAVERLEILRDGAAAQYGSDAIAGIVNLNLKKSVGVGSALVQYGVTSQGDGGGYTVGVNYGFRLAKTGYLNVTGSYQDAAGTDRSDPYNPQPVAGGAYTGAYTTNRTTDESTREARGVYGQYGTFKVTQYGSSALKSGQLFYNAGIPLTNNWSLYSFGGYSRKRVNALGFFRTAIPTVGTTNPSIYPDGFTPQLPGSVQDYSVVVGIRKKVLTGWNFDFSTGYGYNYLDQNVTNSTNASLGAASPKDFYVGRITFGQSVSEANLNKTMFGVAGTKTLSLALGAQYRVDRFQLMAGDPASFQVGPLAATNNKIPGSQGRVGISTDDETNRTRSNVGIYADVESDLTDKLLVAAALRYENYSDFGSNLSGKLATRLKLNDNFSIRGSINRGFRAPLLQQVANAVTTSTVQNGVVTSTKEIPNSDPRLAQIGIEDPKAETSWNYNIGLTAKAARNKLLFTLDAYQIDIRDRIIITENLRVANIAALKPLFPNLQEITFFTNQVNTQTRGVDFVTSFRQTLRRSNVFTASVALTVNKTSIVGTKGTPAQLQAGTATPILLIDTVSRALIETSQPHTKVMVSLGYQVGKLTVTLRSSYFGAVTAWEKPSGLPHRAQTFGGKNLFDLSAVYALNKMFSLTLGGNNITNVYPDRVFTNYASYSNGQVPFTRNANQFGFNGSYYYANLMINF; encoded by the coding sequence ATGCATCGACAGCCAACTTTACCAGCATTGCTGCGGGCTATTATGAAAATCACCGTCTGCCAGTTCCTTCTCGCCATTCTGTTTGTCAGCATCGCCGTTGCCCGCGAAGGTCGGGCGCAGGAAGTGCTTGGCCGACGAATCACGCTGACGGCAGTGGGTCAACCTGCCCGGTCAGTACTCAGTCGCCTGGAGCAGCAGGCCGACATCCGGTTTATGTACAGTGCCGAAGTGATTCAGGCCGACCGGGCCGTGTCGATTTCGGTACAGGAACAGCGGCTCGATAACGTGCTGAATCAACTGCTTAGCCCGCTCCGCATTACGTACCGGGTTGTGGGGCAGCAGATTGTGCTGAACCTTGACGAAGCCTCCGCCAAGTCAGAACTACAGATGCCTGCGGCAGCTCCGACCATATCGGGAAAGGTGACGGCCAAAAACGGGGAAGCGCTGCCGGGGGTGAACGTAACCATAAAAGGAAAAACGCGCGGTGCCTCGACCGACGCGCAGGGGCAGTTTAAACTCGAAGCCGACGCGGGTGAAACGCTGGTCTTCTCGTTTATCGGGTATAAAAATCAGGAGGTAGCCCTGACCGGGCAAACCACCGTCGACGTGGTACTCGAAGAAAGCTCGGCTACGTTACAGGAGGTTGCCGTGGTGGGGTCGCGCTCGAACGTAGCCCGTACCGACGTTGAGCGGCCCGTGCCGGTCGACGTGTTGACGGCCAAGGAGTTGCAGTCGACGGGGCAGACCGAACTGAGCCAGCAGGTGCAGTTTACGTCGCCTTCGTTCAACTCGGCCAAAAACGGAATCAACGGCGTGGCCAGCTACGCCGATCCTTCGTCGCTCAAGGGCTTGTCGCCTGATCAGATGCTGGTGCTGGTTGACGGAAAGCGTCGGCACCAGTTTGGAGCCGTTAACCTGAACGTGACGGTGGGTAAAGGTACCGTTGTGACCGACATGAACGCCGTGCCATCGCTGGCGGTGGAGCGGCTGGAAATCCTGCGCGACGGAGCCGCTGCTCAGTACGGTTCCGACGCCATTGCGGGTATCGTTAACCTGAACCTGAAAAAATCGGTCGGGGTGGGTAGTGCGCTGGTGCAGTACGGCGTCACGAGTCAGGGCGACGGTGGTGGCTATACGGTAGGCGTGAACTACGGCTTCCGGCTCGCCAAAACGGGTTACCTCAACGTAACGGGTAGCTATCAGGACGCGGCCGGTACCGACCGTTCGGACCCGTACAACCCGCAGCCCGTAGCGGGTGGTGCCTACACGGGCGCATACACGACCAACAGAACCACCGATGAGTCGACCCGGGAAGCGCGGGGCGTGTATGGTCAGTACGGTACCTTCAAGGTAACACAGTACGGCAGCAGCGCGCTCAAATCAGGGCAGTTGTTTTATAACGCCGGAATTCCGCTGACCAACAACTGGTCGCTGTACTCGTTCGGCGGGTACTCACGCAAGCGGGTCAATGCACTGGGCTTTTTCCGCACGGCCATTCCGACCGTCGGCACCACGAACCCATCCATTTACCCCGACGGATTCACCCCGCAACTGCCCGGCAGCGTGCAGGATTACTCGGTCGTGGTGGGGATTCGGAAGAAAGTGCTGACCGGCTGGAACTTCGACTTCAGCACCGGCTACGGCTACAACTACCTCGATCAGAACGTAACCAACTCGACCAATGCCTCGCTGGGAGCTGCGTCGCCGAAGGATTTTTACGTGGGCCGTATCACGTTCGGGCAAAGTGTGAGCGAAGCCAACCTTAACAAAACGATGTTTGGCGTGGCTGGTACCAAAACGCTTAGCCTGGCTTTGGGCGCGCAGTACCGCGTCGACCGGTTTCAGCTGATGGCGGGCGACCCGGCCAGTTTTCAGGTGGGCCCACTAGCCGCTACCAACAACAAGATTCCCGGTTCGCAGGGGCGCGTCGGTATCAGCACCGACGACGAAACCAACCGGACCCGTTCGAACGTGGGCATCTACGCCGACGTTGAGAGCGACCTGACCGACAAGCTGCTGGTGGCGGCTGCGCTGCGGTACGAAAACTATAGCGATTTTGGCAGCAACCTGTCGGGTAAGCTGGCAACGCGCCTGAAGCTAAACGACAATTTCTCGATTCGCGGCTCCATCAACCGCGGCTTCCGGGCTCCGCTGCTTCAGCAGGTTGCTAACGCCGTAACCACATCGACGGTACAGAACGGCGTCGTAACCTCGACTAAGGAGATTCCCAACAGCGACCCACGTCTGGCTCAAATTGGTATCGAAGACCCCAAAGCGGAAACGTCGTGGAACTACAACATTGGTCTGACGGCAAAAGCGGCCCGCAACAAACTGCTGTTTACGCTCGACGCTTACCAGATCGACATCCGCGACCGGATTATCATCACCGAAAACCTGCGCGTTGCCAACATTGCCGCGCTGAAACCGCTGTTCCCCAACTTGCAGGAGATTACGTTCTTCACCAATCAGGTCAATACGCAGACGCGGGGCGTTGATTTCGTGACGTCGTTCCGGCAGACGCTCCGGCGCAGCAACGTCTTCACGGCGAGCGTAGCCCTGACGGTCAACAAAACGAGCATTGTCGGTACGAAGGGTACACCCGCTCAGTTGCAGGCTGGCACCGCCACCCCGATTCTGCTGATCGACACGGTAAGCCGCGCCCTGATTGAAACCAGTCAGCCGCACACGAAAGTGATGGTATCGCTTGGCTATCAGGTGGGTAAATTGACGGTGACGCTGCGGTCGAGTTACTTCGGTGCTGTAACGGCCTGGGAAAAGCCGAGCGGCCTGCCCCACCGTGCTCAGACCTTCGGCGGCAAAAACCTGTTCGATCTGTCGGCGGTGTATGCCCTCAACAAAATGTTTTCCCTTACGCTTGGCGGTAACAACATCACGAACGTGTACCCGGATCGGGTCTTTACCAATTACGCATCGTACAGTAACGGGCAGGTGCCATTTACCCGAAACGCCAACCAGTTTGGCTTCAACGGGTCGTACTACTACGCCAATCTGATGATTAATTTTTAA
- a CDS encoding helix-turn-helix domain-containing protein, which translates to MTSDREKVRLIFGLKIKQLRGELGLSTYDLADKTGLSPSYLNEIEKGKKYPKTEKVFALAKALNSTYDTLVSLQVNKALEPVVELLNSNILNELPLDLFGIEPTYFLEVMANAPAKLSAFINTLIEIGRNYDLSVEQFYFSVLRTYQAMHHNYFEELEAQADAFLTDNPLPQLPEQRTDWLISILNQTYQCTVEFYDETTQPALLSLRSVYLPEQSKLLVNNKLSTEQRVFTLAREVGYHRLNQTVRPLESSVLEARSFDEVLHNFQASYFARCILIPRSRLLDELRTLVQQPNWSNDRMLGMLAEAAVTPEMFLLRVTNLLSGYFELNDLFFLRFNQLASGRFLLAKELHLSKLHTPHGVARDEHYCRRQVSVTILNELRQLQQSGQWDGQPICRAQRISFATNDTTYFVFSIAKSSPPTTDNSSVNIGFPITDTLLERLPFIGDPSLPTTPVGETCERCPIADCTVRAAPPTELNQQQRTAHIQQTIAQLRAGNQPA; encoded by the coding sequence ATGACGTCAGACCGGGAAAAAGTGCGGCTCATTTTTGGGCTGAAAATCAAGCAGCTACGTGGGGAGCTTGGCTTGTCGACCTACGACCTCGCCGACAAAACGGGCCTGTCGCCGTCGTATCTCAATGAGATCGAGAAAGGAAAAAAATATCCCAAGACCGAAAAGGTGTTTGCGCTGGCCAAAGCCCTCAACAGCACCTACGATACGCTGGTGTCGTTGCAGGTCAATAAAGCGCTGGAGCCGGTTGTAGAGTTGCTTAACTCAAACATCCTGAACGAGTTGCCACTCGACCTGTTCGGTATTGAGCCGACGTATTTTCTGGAAGTGATGGCGAATGCACCCGCCAAGCTGAGTGCGTTTATCAACACGCTGATTGAGATTGGCCGCAACTACGACCTGAGCGTCGAGCAGTTTTATTTCTCTGTGTTGCGGACGTATCAGGCCATGCACCACAATTATTTCGAGGAACTCGAAGCGCAGGCCGATGCTTTCCTGACCGACAATCCGCTGCCGCAACTGCCCGAACAACGCACCGACTGGCTAATAAGCATTCTGAACCAAACGTATCAATGCACGGTCGAGTTTTACGACGAAACCACCCAGCCAGCCCTGCTGTCGCTGCGGTCGGTGTATTTGCCGGAGCAAAGTAAATTGTTGGTAAATAACAAGTTATCGACAGAGCAGCGGGTGTTTACGCTGGCGCGGGAAGTGGGGTATCACCGACTGAACCAGACGGTTCGCCCGCTGGAATCGTCGGTGCTGGAAGCCCGTTCATTCGATGAGGTGCTGCATAATTTTCAGGCGTCGTACTTCGCCCGCTGTATCCTGATTCCCCGGTCGCGGCTGCTTGACGAACTGCGGACGCTGGTGCAGCAACCGAACTGGAGCAACGACCGGATGCTGGGGATGCTGGCGGAGGCTGCCGTGACGCCGGAAATGTTTCTGTTGCGCGTAACCAACCTGCTGTCGGGCTATTTCGAGTTGAACGACCTGTTCTTTCTGCGGTTCAATCAACTCGCCAGCGGCCGGTTTCTACTGGCGAAAGAATTGCACTTAAGCAAGCTGCACACCCCGCACGGTGTCGCCCGTGATGAACACTATTGCCGTCGGCAGGTATCGGTCACGATCCTGAACGAACTCCGGCAGCTTCAGCAGTCGGGGCAGTGGGACGGGCAACCCATTTGCCGGGCGCAGCGCATCTCGTTTGCCACCAACGACACGACGTATTTCGTGTTTTCCATCGCCAAATCGTCGCCCCCCACCACCGACAACAGCAGCGTCAACATCGGTTTTCCCATCACCGATACCCTGCTCGAACGGTTACCTTTCATCGGCGACCCCAGCCTGCCCACTACGCCCGTGGGAGAAACTTGCGAACGCTGCCCAATTGCCGATTGTACGGTCCGGGCCGCTCCGCCTACCGAACTGAATCAGCAGCAGCGAACCGCCCATATTCAGCAGACCATTGCCCAGTTACGGGCGGGTAATCAACCAGCGTAA
- a CDS encoding RNA polymerase sigma-70 factor: protein MASVSSTGYRQYIDEQLVTALSTGDRNAFAEVYERYWNPLYRVAYQKVRSREVAEELVQNLFVSLWVKREQHTIRELRPYLFTALRFSIINHIESEQVHERFIAYYESFLQQTEARPVDDELALRDLTEAIERSLHTLPEQTQQVFRLSRFDCLTIPEIAARLNLSEKTIQYHLAKALRVVRENLHGLGTLLAVTFAEYL from the coding sequence ATGGCATCCGTATCGTCGACAGGCTACCGTCAGTACATTGACGAACAGCTTGTAACCGCGCTTAGCACCGGCGACCGGAATGCCTTTGCCGAAGTGTACGAGCGGTACTGGAATCCGCTTTACCGGGTGGCTTACCAGAAGGTGCGGTCGCGGGAAGTGGCCGAGGAACTGGTGCAGAATCTGTTTGTGAGTTTGTGGGTAAAGCGGGAGCAGCATACCATCCGCGAATTGCGCCCGTACTTGTTTACGGCCCTGCGGTTTTCCATCATCAACCACATCGAGTCGGAGCAGGTACACGAACGGTTTATCGCGTATTACGAATCGTTTTTGCAGCAAACCGAAGCCCGCCCGGTCGATGACGAACTGGCCCTGCGCGACCTCACCGAAGCCATCGAACGTAGCCTGCATACGCTGCCCGAACAAACCCAGCAGGTGTTCCGGCTCAGCCGCTTCGACTGCCTGACCATCCCCGAAATTGCTGCCCGGCTCAACCTGTCGGAGAAAACGATTCAGTACCATCTGGCCAAAGCCCTGCGCGTCGTCCGGGAAAACCTGCACGGCCTGGGTACACTACTGGCCGTAACGTTTGCTGAGTATTTATAA
- a CDS encoding FecR family protein has product MNPFEFRLLLRRYRLGQTTDEESARLEGWYDELGADAVGQAADEPNKTQQQRMWARIQADTFSEPMVRPMPVYRQSWFRVAATVLLLMGLVGYGLWQWPGQRSGQVELMSVRMNNTQQPMPIRLDDGSQVTLAPGSFLRYPDRFAANKREVFLTGDAFFNVTRQPERPFLVVTDRVVTRVLGTSFRVNTLGDRSNVSVTVRTGKVSVFSRAAPNSGGKEFSNAVVLVPNQRAVFYAADARLVKTLAENPVLLTPASEKPDFNFVDTPLPVVFARLEKAYGVDFVYDADVLSRCTLTARLTNESLYDKLTLISEVTHARHEIIDGQVVIDSRGCVPAQPVTSP; this is encoded by the coding sequence ATGAACCCGTTCGAATTCCGTCTGCTGCTGCGTCGCTACCGGCTTGGGCAAACTACCGACGAAGAATCGGCCCGGCTGGAAGGCTGGTACGATGAACTGGGCGCTGATGCCGTTGGGCAGGCTGCTGACGAGCCAAATAAGACGCAGCAACAGCGGATGTGGGCCCGGATTCAGGCCGATACGTTCAGCGAACCGATGGTGCGGCCCATGCCCGTTTACCGGCAAAGCTGGTTTCGCGTGGCAGCTACGGTACTGCTGCTGATGGGGCTGGTTGGCTACGGGCTCTGGCAATGGCCGGGGCAGCGGTCCGGGCAGGTTGAGCTGATGTCGGTGCGGATGAATAATACGCAGCAGCCCATGCCGATCCGGCTCGACGACGGTAGTCAGGTCACGCTGGCACCGGGCAGTTTTCTGCGCTACCCCGACCGGTTTGCCGCCAACAAACGCGAAGTATTCCTGACCGGCGACGCTTTTTTCAATGTGACGCGCCAACCCGAACGGCCGTTTCTGGTCGTGACCGACCGGGTGGTAACGCGGGTGCTGGGAACGAGTTTTCGGGTAAACACCCTCGGCGACCGCTCGAATGTGTCGGTTACGGTGCGGACCGGGAAAGTATCGGTATTTAGCCGGGCCGCGCCGAATTCGGGAGGGAAAGAATTCTCGAATGCGGTGGTGCTGGTGCCGAATCAGCGGGCAGTGTTCTACGCGGCCGATGCCCGGCTGGTGAAAACGCTGGCCGAGAATCCGGTGCTGCTGACGCCCGCGAGCGAGAAGCCGGATTTCAACTTTGTAGATACGCCCTTGCCAGTGGTATTCGCCCGGCTGGAAAAAGCCTACGGGGTTGATTTTGTGTACGATGCCGACGTCCTGTCGCGCTGCACGCTCACGGCCCGGTTAACAAACGAATCGCTTTACGACAAGCTGACGCTCATTAGCGAGGTGACCCACGCCCGGCACGAAATTATCGATGGGCAGGTGGTTATCGATAGTCGGGGGTGCGTACCTGCTCAACCTGTTACCAGTCCATAA
- the pckA gene encoding phosphoenolpyruvate carboxykinase (ATP), whose product MQELPEEAALNFLGVRTSKDVYFQLSPTELVEHALRRGEGALTETGALMCATGRYTGRSPKDRYIVRDSLTEGRVDWGNVNIPYDEARFEQLHRRMRHYVEYHPVFVRYALAGADPAHQLKLCILTTSAWQNLFCTNMFLRPTADELTDFEPDFTILAVPDFLANPAEDQTRGTNFAILNLSKRVILVGGTGYAGEIKKGVFSALNFLLPQKNVMPMHCSANVDLNNSTDVALFFGLSGTGKTTLSADPERGLIGDDEHGWSDEGIFNFEGGCYAKVIDLTREREPQIFDAIRYGSIVENTRMIRNSRTVDYTDTTLTENTRTSYPISFIGNAVEPSVGTHPRNIFFLTCDAFGVLPPIARLTTEQAMDYFVLGYTARVAGTEMGVTEPQATFSACFGAAFMPLHVSEYARMLGDKIRQHGVNVWLVNTGWTGGGFGVGQRMKLSHTRSLIRAALTGQLAEGPFVMHPVFNLAMPTACPDVPAPILDPRQTWADPMAYDAKANHLNSLFVDKRASLTSATSVTV is encoded by the coding sequence GTGCAAGAATTACCTGAAGAAGCCGCACTGAATTTTCTGGGCGTTCGCACCAGCAAGGATGTGTATTTTCAACTGTCGCCCACCGAACTTGTCGAGCATGCGCTGCGCCGGGGCGAGGGGGCGTTAACCGAAACGGGGGCGCTCATGTGCGCCACCGGTCGCTACACGGGTCGGTCGCCGAAAGACCGTTACATCGTGCGCGACAGCCTGACCGAGGGGCGGGTCGACTGGGGAAATGTCAATATCCCGTACGACGAAGCCCGTTTCGAGCAGCTTCACCGCCGGATGCGGCACTACGTGGAATACCACCCCGTTTTTGTCCGCTACGCGCTGGCTGGTGCTGACCCGGCCCATCAATTGAAACTGTGTATTCTGACGACTTCGGCCTGGCAGAACCTGTTCTGCACGAATATGTTCCTGCGCCCAACGGCCGACGAACTGACCGATTTTGAACCCGATTTCACGATCCTGGCCGTCCCCGACTTTCTGGCCAATCCGGCCGAAGACCAGACGCGGGGCACCAATTTTGCCATTCTGAACCTCTCGAAACGGGTCATTCTGGTTGGCGGAACGGGCTACGCGGGTGAAATCAAGAAGGGCGTTTTCTCGGCGCTCAACTTCCTGCTGCCGCAAAAGAACGTCATGCCCATGCACTGCTCGGCCAACGTCGACCTGAACAATTCCACCGATGTAGCGTTGTTTTTCGGCCTGTCGGGAACGGGCAAAACGACCCTCTCGGCCGACCCGGAACGGGGACTGATTGGCGACGATGAGCACGGCTGGAGCGACGAAGGCATCTTCAATTTTGAAGGGGGCTGCTACGCCAAAGTTATCGACCTGACCCGCGAGCGCGAACCGCAGATTTTCGACGCCATCCGCTACGGCTCTATCGTGGAAAACACCCGGATGATCCGTAACTCGCGCACCGTCGATTACACCGATACGACCCTGACGGAGAATACGCGTACCTCCTACCCCATTTCGTTTATCGGCAACGCCGTTGAACCGTCGGTGGGTACCCATCCACGCAACATCTTCTTCCTGACCTGCGACGCTTTTGGCGTATTGCCGCCCATCGCCCGGCTGACGACCGAGCAGGCAATGGATTACTTCGTGCTGGGCTACACGGCGAGGGTAGCCGGTACGGAAATGGGCGTTACCGAGCCACAGGCCACGTTTTCGGCCTGTTTTGGAGCCGCTTTCATGCCGCTGCACGTCAGCGAATACGCCCGGATGCTCGGCGACAAAATCCGGCAGCACGGGGTCAATGTCTGGCTCGTGAATACCGGCTGGACGGGTGGCGGCTTCGGCGTTGGGCAACGCATGAAACTGAGCCACACCCGCTCGCTCATCCGGGCCGCCCTGACGGGCCAGCTCGCCGAAGGTCCGTTTGTGATGCACCCCGTTTTCAACCTTGCCATGCCGACCGCCTGCCCCGACGTACCAGCCCCCATCCTGGACCCGCGCCAGACCTGGGCCGACCCGATGGCGTACGACGCCA
- a CDS encoding AEC family transporter, translating into MLNVVLLLVCLIVGVVLRQIKLVPDDAHLTINQLLVAVFIPALTLLYIPDMHLTRQFWLPVLVPWLVFLIGLLVFGLFSRFGTQLDRSSLGSLQLTGGISSVSFVGFPLFELLYGKAGLAVGIVMSQAGTFLVAMTVGVALASWHLAKQSPSGQQPSGRPSVKLILGNMLRFPPFPVFLVAVVANLAGYRHPALVRELLEKISSPFSVLALLSVGLQLRLRVSPEQQPNLLLGLSYKLLLAPLLVFVLCRLWLGRHDYVADLCILGSAIGPMNTAAILAQRYGLNAPLAAQMVGLGIPLSFPVLFLLYYLMEH; encoded by the coding sequence ATGCTAAACGTCGTACTGCTGCTGGTTTGTCTTATTGTAGGTGTTGTGCTGCGGCAGATAAAACTGGTGCCGGACGATGCGCACCTGACGATCAATCAGTTGCTGGTGGCGGTGTTTATCCCGGCCCTGACGCTCCTCTACATTCCCGATATGCACCTGACCCGGCAGTTCTGGTTGCCGGTACTGGTACCCTGGCTCGTGTTTCTGATTGGGTTGCTCGTGTTCGGGCTGTTCAGCCGGTTTGGTACCCAACTCGACCGCTCGTCGCTGGGGAGCCTGCAACTGACGGGTGGCATCAGCAGCGTATCGTTCGTCGGTTTTCCGCTGTTCGAACTGCTCTACGGCAAGGCGGGGCTGGCGGTGGGTATCGTGATGAGTCAGGCCGGTACGTTTCTGGTGGCCATGACAGTGGGCGTGGCGCTGGCAAGCTGGCATTTGGCAAAGCAGTCTCCGTCGGGTCAACAGCCGTCAGGTCGGCCATCGGTGAAGCTGATACTAGGTAACATGCTCCGGTTTCCGCCCTTCCCGGTGTTTCTGGTGGCGGTGGTGGCCAATCTGGCTGGATACCGGCACCCGGCGCTGGTGCGCGAACTGCTCGAAAAAATCAGCAGTCCGTTTTCGGTGCTGGCGCTGCTGTCGGTCGGGTTGCAACTGCGGCTGCGGGTTAGTCCCGAACAGCAGCCCAACCTGCTGCTGGGGCTATCCTACAAGCTGCTGCTGGCTCCACTGCTGGTGTTTGTGCTGTGCCGACTGTGGCTGGGGCGGCACGATTACGTGGCTGACCTGTGCATATTGGGTTCGGCCATCGGGCCGATGAATACGGCGGCTATTCTGGCGCAACGGTACGGCCTTAACGCCCCGCTGGCCGCGCAGATGGTCGGGCTGGGCATTCCGCTTTCGTTTCCTGTTCTCTTTTTACTCTACTACCTGATGGAACACTGA